Genomic window (Microcaecilia unicolor chromosome 8, aMicUni1.1, whole genome shotgun sequence):
tgctcctgtgttaactcaGAACAGGTAGTATGTGGTAATTCAAACATTAACACACAACCTGATGTAGAAATGCCCCTTCTTGATGCGGctttaatttttaatttgctGTAGGTGAAAATTCATCATTACAGCAAGTAAAGCCTATAACTGAATGCATGTTAATTAAAGACCCACTTACCCctgtgtttactaagccatgctagcggctgtgtTGTGCTAATTCccacatagcccattcactttgaacgggctgtgtcagcattgctgcctggcttagtaaacaaggggcttagaggccattttacaaaggcatgggaggGCTAATGCACGGATAGCACAAGCCCAATCATACCctgaatcctgcagtagaaaataattttcttttttctactgtTGGGGCCTTCCCAGTGATAAATGGCAGttcactgcatggttaccactgggtagcgtgtgagcccttaccacactGATGCTAATGCacactcccttttaccacagcttagtaaaattacCCCTCAAAGAGATACTgacaaaaaaaatgaaggataacagaatataaataaaaacaaatagaaggaacatTCTGTATAGTTTTTGTTCAATTCTCAATGCGTTCCCCTGATAATTATTACAACTTCGGACCCACATCCTCCCacagtacaacatttgaagcacTGGGTTTTATAAGGATCCTATTATTGACATTATGCATTTAAGTTGATAGTAACCATGATCATGCTTCAGCCTTCTCTATCCATCCCTAAGTGAAAGAACTTTGCAAGTTttagattaattttttttataatgttttatttatttcttagctGTCAGAATGTTACTAAATGTGGTCACCTACTCATTCATCGTGGTCGTCCTAAATATATTTCCTAATATATCTATTGTTTGAATTTGTATTAAACTACGACACTGATGCTTTTTGCCCTGTACTAATTATTATGTTTCACATCCATGGAgaaatttatttaattttgtattgatAATTCTGATAAAACGTATGTAATCTGCAACATCATGAAAATCACTTAATAATGATAGTAAAGAAAAATTCCACACGGTGTCGCTGTCTATCCATCCACGAGAGAATACAATACCTGATGCCAGAGCCCATCCCACAACTAAGGACAAAGAAACGTTGGCATTTTTTTCTTAGAAATCAGATCGCTGTAATTATTTTTTTCCTGTTCGTGGTACAATGTACAGTAGTACTGAACAGATTTAGCATATCATCGAGTTTAAGGAAAgagtatatatatacatgtatatatttgcTATTGTAGAAGATATAGAAAATTGTTGGAAATCCCAATGGCGATTTCACACCGCTTGGAAGCCTGGAAACAGAAATTCGtctgttgcttttattttttttcgttATCGGATACCATTAATGGACAAATCCGCTATACAATACTAGAAGAACTGGATCTGGGCTCTTCTATTGGGAACATTGCCAAAGATTTGGGAATGGATATCAGCAAGCTAAAATCTCGAGGACTGAGAATTGTCTCCGGGCCCAGGAAAGAGTACTTCGCGGTAAATATGGAAAATGGCTATTTATTTGTCAATGAGAAAATCGATAGAGAGGAGCTTTGTGCGCAGAATTTGAAATGCTCTTTGAATGTAGAAGCTATAATAGATAATCCCTTAGAAATGCACAGGATTGAAATGGAGATTTTAGATGTGAACGACCATTCTCCTTCCTTTCCAGTGAAAGACATGATTTTAATGTATCTGAAGTTGCTTTGATTGGGACTCGCTTTCCACTGGAGAAAGCACAAGATCCCGACGTGGGTACCAATTCCTTACAAACCTACCAACTTACTGCAAATGAATATTTTGAACTAGAGGTTCAAGTAAGCAGTGATGGCAGTAAATCTGCAGAACTGGTGTTGAATAAGGCTTTAGACCGGGAGCTGCAGTGCTTACATCAGCTCCAATTAATAGCGTTTGATGGCGGAAACCCAAGGAAGTCAAGTGACCTTAACATTTTGATAAATGTATTGGATGCAAACGACAATGCTCCTGTGTTTGATCAGTCTGTCTATAGCGCTAAAATATTGGAAAATGCACCTAAAGGAAGTTTGGTAATAAAACTTAATGCAACTGATTTAGATGAAGGACAAAACAGTCAAATAAGGTATTACTTTGGTAGTATGGTTCCtcttaaaatacagaaaaaatttGGAATAAACTCTGTGAGCGGAGAGATTATCACTCAGGAAATCCTAGATTTTGAAGACATTAATCTGTATGAAATTCAGGTGTCAGCCATTGACAAGGGACCAGTTGGAGTAGAAGCTCACTGTAAGGTCCTAGTAGAAATCATTGATGTCAACGACAATGTTCCTGAAGTAACCATAAGATCCTTGACCAGTCCTGTTCCAGAGGACACTAAGCCAGGAACTCTTATAGCTTTAATTGCAATATCAGATAAAGATTCTGGAGTGAATGGCAAAATATCGTCTAGTATACCCCGAATTCTTCCATTTACTCTTCAAAACTCCTTCAACAATTACTACTCTTTGATTTTGAACGAACCATTGGACCGTGAATGTGTGGAAGAGTACACCATCTCCATCACAGCTATTGACCAAGGTTCTCCTTCACTGTCCACTACTACAATCATCACAGTGAAGGTATCGGATGTGAACGATAACAAGCCTCAATTTACTCAACCACATTACATAATATATGTGACCGAGAACAATATACCTGGAACTTCCATATATGCAATTTCTGCTGTTGATTCTGATTTAAACGAAAATGGGTCTATAAAATATTCTACTTTGGGGAGTGAAACTCACGATAACTTTGTTTCTATAAACCCCAAGACTGGTGAAGTTTATGCTTTGAAATCTTTTGATTTTGAAGACAGAAACCATTTTCAGTTTCAAGTTCTGGCAGAGGATGGCGGTGTTCAATCGCTGAAAAACAATGCATCTGTTGATATATTTATAGTAGATGCAAATGACAATCTTCCCGTCGTCCTACCTTCTCCTTCTAGAAAAGAGTTTGTCTATACAGAGTCAATCCCTATTTCTGCACCAGCTGGTTATTTCGTGTCAAAAGTAAGAGCAGTAGATATGGATAGTGGATACAACGCATGGCTTTCTTATCATTTACTTCAAAATAAGAGTTCTCTGTTCCACGTGGGGCTGTATACAGGGGAAATCAGAACAGTTCGCGCCTTTAAACAGAttgaagaaaagcaacaaaagctAGTTATTCTGGTAAAGGATCATGGGAAGCCAGCACTGTCTTGTACAGTGACTGTTAACATTATATTAAAAGAAAATATAGAAAAGGAGTTACCCGATTTCATACAGGATTCCAACAATAAGAACAATATTTCTGATCTAAATCTTTATTTAGTTATTTCCATCGCttttatctcctttttttttctgataacgGTGATAATCTACACTATACTGAGAATAAGCCGAGCTAGGAGCAGTTTCACCGAGTTTACTCACCctccatgtccaggcaccggtgGAAGCTGGTGCTACTCTCAAAACCAGCTTTGTAAGGTGAGACTTAGTGCAGAGATGTGTAAAAGTGACTGCATGGTTTTTAATAGGCACTCTCTTAACTCTTCTGGAAATGAAGTAGAAATCAAACCTACTTCTATGGAAATAAATCAAGTACTGGACAGAGGAAACCTGTTAGTCTCTATCTGCAGTAAGGTAAGACATTCTTTAATAGTTACCTTTCAGTTTAAAAGTAGTACTAAATTCCCACTGTCTCTTTCAGCCAACTttggatatatagaatctacatTGTAAAGGGAATAATAAGCATCAATGTCTGATTATATTATACTTTTAAAACGATGCCATGAATTAGCAGACGGAATACTTAATGCTATTTGGTGtgcataaaaatatttacaaCCTCATTCTCCATGGATGTAAAATTCCATAACCAATACCATTTATGGTAGTAGAGTTTTGGTATTTATTTAATTAGCTGTATATATGTTAAGAAAATAAACTCAACATTTGGGAGTTCTCTCTACACAGATAGAATAATGTTAAAACTATTTTATGCATGCTTACAAATGTTAGAATATTCTAGGACAGGTCCAGAGAAAAGTTGAAGTTAAGAGTGTATTTTGAATATTTCATAAAATCAAGTGTGCCATTTTACTGTATTGCAAATGGGAAACTTAGTCCTTGAAAGGTGAATCCTGAAGCTCAGAGCAAGGAATTGGTGAACAGGCCATGGGTCAGAAGGTCATTCGGGCAAGCTGCGTGAGTCAGATGTGTCAGAGGTCCATTAATTGAAAACATGACCCATCTTTTTTTTAAGTAGGGGCCTACATATTCAAGCTTAAGTTCAAATATTACTTTACAGTTATACCCATGTCCAGGAGTATTCTAGCGAGCATGACCGCAGATAACATGATAGCTGCCTCACTCAGGACCATGGAGGTTTAATAAGACTGACGATGGCAGGAGCATGCTTGGCCTGTTCTGTGGGCTGAAACCAATAGATAGAGCTTGCTGCTAcattgagtcacccaaaacagTAGCAAATGCTTATTAAAACAGTAGgaaatgcttagaagaaataagggactgcctatgtgtggtccatctgtaaaaagtctaaagctgttccagttggataggcagtaacttaaaaggtgaaggataaaggatttgaaaagaaatttgacagctttttacaAATTTGACAGTTTTATATTTATCTGAAAGCTTCCCATGTGTAGATATATGTATCCTGAAATAACATTAAAAATCACTGAAATAGCATaaacattattgtagctggtagaaacagcattaATAAACTCTCTGTATGTTTTGCTCATTTGTCTGCACcgttttatagaatacagtaatatatggcaaaattttagtgaggatatcctgtttcctgatgggttcatcttaactgttgtaatctgccttggaaagcctggtgttaataaatatggaatatattgaaattaaatggaagttaaATTAAACTTTCcgttcattggggcacatggaatcatctTCAGTTCATCTCTTTtctagaagtttacattttagacacACAAATGGATTCTTCTGTTTTTGAGTATTTTCATgtattataagtcaaaataataacaataaatattttgtttcatgcagatctctcatttgtttaaatataacaaaatgggctttaagcccctaatgtagtccattgattttttatgtttttttttcttgtaatgactttcactgtgccaaaactgaaaactcttatctcttctttctGGTGGATAATAACATGAGCTTGTTGTGAACGcaatccaccctaaaaagttgttttgtggctgtacatgggGAATTATGATATTACataaatatgtgtgtgtttgttttcctagtcatgcatccacaGACAGctagttaattgtttaacttattagtggaacttAACTACAAAGGAATGGTATGGTCGCATTACCAATATGGCAATATTAGAACCCAGCTAAGGaataggttattttgagttagtcttcaacggaccaaacttgctttccttgtgccatcaccatccagttggataggcagtgatTTAAATGGTGGAGGATAatggattattttttttacatatcccacattatcctaagcaaacgggtttaatgtggcttacatttgaaaatacagtgagatagaataatagaattcagtaatatcatggaagcaagtagatggatttgtctgaaacatttaataaAGTTGAGTTTAgcatacccaactgggcatttaaaagtctgtcctttagtaATGCTGCACATTCAGAAATCATAGTCATAAGtacagacagttattcaaacattatcacatgcacacagcagaacaggcatccatacacacaataGAAAAGTAaagcagaacaggcatccatgcaCACATTACAAAAGTAATCAACAACTTCTAAAGTGcatatccaaaacttaatttttatttcctcatttccatcttccaaaattctagactgCAGATGTACatatcagtaggactcaaagcagtccaaaacaagtaaaatcagaaacaatacagtttatacctaattattcAACCAGCCTTAGGTATCAcccttgggtttaaaaagcaataccatgtgcatgtaaggtctggataaaggAATTAAAACCATCAAAGCTTTAAGCTAATGCCCCTAATaagtaatacttggtagcaatagtgaaacagtgatggaatattcacatagcaggcactaacagatttatttccactgaaaatattaactttgtatgaacttggcggctaatagtgtgctgtgCTATTTTGTATTTGTGGTGTATTGTTGGCTGGCGTACTTAAAGGCACACAGGAATCTCATTTGATGTTCAGGGTTACCAATCAGGAAGTCATAGAGCATCAACAACTGTCATGCAAACTATAAACCCCTGAAATCCAGTTTTACAAACTGAGTAACATAGACTTGCCATGTTTAGACCCCTTCAAAGATGTTATATAAAACTatacagtttgtaaaatggacttCCTATCAGCTATGTTTGCTGCTTGCAATGGAGCCTTGGAACCTCAACATTTCAAATTTCATGTCAGCACATCAAAAGGCAATTAAACATACAAATACATTTAACatgactcatctatatacaaacactcAGGCAGGAGacaaagataaaataaaaaagcaaacccccccccccaaacaaacatgacatttacatccaaacagactttaagaagaataaatatatacaaagaactggaaatgtttgcacatgtagactgactctggatagaacttctgcatgaaggtagctcttccTCATTATTCAATCCTCTCTTGTAAAtagtaacaataataaaaaaaaataaagtgcatttttataatgtatcactgcaatccacaaaacaaaaggagcaagttcccacataccatcttttcgatctatgcaaggaaaaaaagattttaaatgctcccaaggTTACAACGTAATTAAAGTTCACAAAAACCTTTGTACTTAAAAATacaactctgaatgttgagaacctgattctcataacatgatgtctgttttggtggccttttagtaggtgaaaaaaaaactcagcCCCAATACAATGCCTGCTAGGGTGCTAGGAtgtccctataactagcccctccaaatgacacaatgattataaTTTAGAACTGTttactactctaaccaatgaaaggTTATTCTGTTGTGATagttcttctgtgtacatcctaTGCTGCACAAGGCagcatgtttctaaatataactgaGATAGAATAACAATGAACGACAATGTGAatgcagcagctgatagtttCTTTTGGGTGTATGAATATGGCAGATGCACAGGGGAGATGGCTTCAGCCATTTGACATCTGGCtgtctcctgtcttattaaacctccttgctcgGGATCCTCAGCTCATTCTGTACCCACCATTGCTGCCACATGTCTAAGAGTGACATTGCTGCATCTGTTGAAATGTCATTAGAATTCCTTCCCTTTGATTGGTGGGTCAgcgagggagggatggaggtccCTCTTTCCCAGCAAAAGATTGGCTCAAATAGGCCTTGCTGCTGAAACTACACAAACTACACAATGGTTTATCCCAGTGTGATTCAGCGACATTCCAAATTGCCTCAACATTCCTTGCTAAAGTTGTACCCAAAGCATGCTTtcccagtgtttctcagtcttctCTGATGGTGCCTTTGGTTCAGAACATCCAAGACACAACCGGTATCCCTAAGATTTCCACACCTGTCTATTAGTCCTCAAGGAGACAGTGTTGCCCACCCAAACACTACATTGATTCTGTGGACCTTCCTCTTACTCACTTAGTGATGTTTCCTAGTGTAGCATCTCAACATCTCTAAAAGCCCATCTTCCTATATACTGCTCTCTTGGTGTCTCACACATGATTGGAAACTATGGATATTATGCTTGACATGTCCGGGAGATGGTGGACACCCTGCAGGGCTTGAAGTGCAAGGTCCTCAAGAAGAACACAACAATGCAGATGATAGCCAGACAGCCATGTCACCTCCTATCCTTATGTGAGAGCTACTATCTCCATGAGTTGAGAGTGTTTGCACAGAGGGTAGTGATGTTGCAGACACACCTCTACCCTTGATCCACAACTCGTCCCATGAccacagatcaagatcaagtattcATATAtattatcacatcataccttatgctatatgtttatcttgttggaaagactggatggaccgtacaggtctttatctgccataatctactatgttactatgtagagatGAGGGACCGCAGGTGGCATTGCAGCCACAGGCAAACACCATCATGACACTGTTCTCCTTGAGATGGGGAAGATACTACCAACGAAGTTCCCATGAGAGATATTCCTGCTGATCACACTCCAAATCTGCAGAGTGATGTTACATCTTCACAGATGCAGGTCGCTCACTAGATTCTGGTCATAGTCCCGCTCCATAGGAATAATCAGAGGAGGCATTCATATGATTCCAGTTCAAATAAACCTAATACAAGCAACAGGAGCCCTAAAGACAATATTGGGGGCATCACTATGAAGATCTGTGGGCATCTGGTCCTGTTTCAGTGGACCCTCTTCCAACACATATGGCCACCACTCCTGAATTCCCTATTCCCATTGATTCTGTGGACAGCATAGTCACCATGTCATGTGATGACAATGCTGCAGGAGTTTTTACCACCAGAACCATTAAGGCATCTACTTCTTCATTGTGTACTGTCTCACCTGCACCCCTATGATCTGCTGGTCCTCCCATTCCAAGGTCAGGTGAATCAATCATCACAGGAGaagaagaaggataagaagcataagTGCCCTAAAGGTGCTAGATCATTGTCTTCTAGTTCttcatttttctcttcttcttcctctacCTCCTCTTCACTTTTCCCTACCTCGGAGTATTATTCACAATCTATATTACCTGCTTTAACAAGCATTTATGGTGTCCTGACTTCATGGATTTAGCAGAGGGCTcctaaacccctctgagaaaaagtAATGCACTGAGAGTACTTTGGCATCTTTAAATTGATGGAGGGCAGGCACCGATGGAACTCCAAAAAGCGAGCGATGAAGGTTGATATGTACATTGGGCGGGGGGAAATATTCCATGTGACCTCACCTGCTGAGTATTGTCATATGCACGCATCATAAATATTATGTGCAGGAAGAGACCA
Coding sequences:
- the LOC115476830 gene encoding LOW QUALITY PROTEIN: protocadherin alpha-2-like (The sequence of the model RefSeq protein was modified relative to this genomic sequence to represent the inferred CDS: inserted 1 base in 1 codon), with the translated sequence MAISHRLEAWKQKFVCCFYFFSLSDTINGQIRYTILEELDLGSSIGNIAKDLGMDISKLKSRGLRIVSGPRKEYFAVNMENGYLFVNEKIDREELCAQNLKCSLNVEAIIDNPLEMHRIEMEILDVNDHSPSFPXERHDFNVSEVALIGTRFPLEKAQDPDVGTNSLQTYQLTANEYFELEVQVSSDGSKSAELVLNKALDRELQCLHQLQLIAFDGGNPRKSSDLNILINVLDANDNAPVFDQSVYSAKILENAPKGSLVIKLNATDLDEGQNSQIRYYFGSMVPLKIQKKFGINSVSGEIITQEILDFEDINLYEIQVSAIDKGPVGVEAHCKVLVEIIDVNDNVPEVTIRSLTSPVPEDTKPGTLIALIAISDKDSGVNGKISSSIPRILPFTLQNSFNNYYSLILNEPLDRECVEEYTISITAIDQGSPSLSTTTIITVKVSDVNDNKPQFTQPHYIIYVTENNIPGTSIYAISAVDSDLNENGSIKYSTLGSETHDNFVSINPKTGEVYALKSFDFEDRNHFQFQVLAEDGGVQSLKNNASVDIFIVDANDNLPVVLPSPSRKEFVYTESIPISAPAGYFVSKVRAVDMDSGYNAWLSYHLLQNKSSLFHVGLYTGEIRTVRAFKQIEEKQQKLVILVKDHGKPALSCTVTVNIILKENIEKELPDFIQDSNNKNNISDLNLYLVISIAFISFFFLITVIIYTILRISRARSSFTEFTHPPCPGTGGSWCYSQNQLCKVRLSAEMCKSDCMVFNRHSLNSSGNEVEIKPTSMEINQVLDRGNLLVSICSKTHGWHTGKPSTTSLCTFCDMDRVMDLFLITSSYFLLLMHLTEKFPELLLSLALLVLLIHHDASHLTKFQFTAVFHKALLEIGQHPEDFGMHSFRNGTTTVSSQHGLPAPVIQSLDH